From one Streptomyces sp. NBC_01478 genomic stretch:
- a CDS encoding PaaI family thioesterase — protein MGEQQHGKFPQDVIDEYSALGIDLVALFSAGHLGTRMGVEIVEASAERVVGTMPVEGNTQPYGLLHGGASAVLAETLGSLGSMLHGGSTKIAVGVDLNCTHHRGARSGLVTGVATPVHRGRSTATYEIVISDEDGRRVCTARLTCLLRDVKPGDGIPAHAAS, from the coding sequence ATGGGCGAGCAGCAGCACGGGAAGTTCCCGCAGGACGTCATCGACGAGTACTCGGCGCTCGGCATCGACCTGGTCGCCCTGTTCTCGGCGGGGCACCTCGGCACCCGGATGGGCGTGGAGATCGTCGAGGCGTCCGCCGAGCGCGTCGTCGGCACCATGCCGGTGGAGGGGAACACCCAGCCGTACGGGCTGCTGCACGGGGGCGCGTCCGCCGTCCTGGCGGAGACCCTCGGCTCGCTGGGGTCGATGCTGCACGGCGGCAGCACGAAGATCGCCGTCGGCGTCGACCTGAACTGCACCCACCACCGAGGCGCCCGCTCCGGCCTCGTGACCGGCGTCGCCACCCCCGTGCACCGGGGCCGTTCGACGGCGACGTACGAGATCGTGATCAGTGACGAGGACGGGCGGCGGGTGTGCACCGCGCGGCTGACCTGCCTGCTGCGGGACGTGAAGCCGGGCGACGGGATCCCGGCGCACGCCGCGAGCTGA
- a CDS encoding branched-chain amino acid ABC transporter substrate-binding protein, with the protein MVILTSVLTTGALTLTACGSRDSDSNSDSGSTTLTIGVDAPLSGENSTTGLGIQYGVQIAVDDANKNNWVSGVKFKVKALDDKAQPATGQSNATAFTGDSNVVGAVGPLNSGVALSMQKVFASANMVEISPSNTDPSLTQGKDWATSKTRPYKTYFRTATTDALQGGFAADYAYNGLKKKKAFVVDDKQTYGAGLAGIFNSGFKKLGGTIAGTDHVNTGDTDFSSLVTKIKNSGADLVYYGGQYDESEKITKQLKGAGVKIPLFGGDGMYATTYIQTAGKSAEGDLATSVGVPVDTLPAAKAFIDTYKAKGYKGDYGAYGGYSYDAATAIIKAVKAVKDANDGKLPDSNDLRSKVVDAVQKSDFEGITGKVTFDEYGDTGNKQLTVYQVTNGAWKAVKTGTFTG; encoded by the coding sequence TTGGTGATACTGACCTCCGTTCTCACGACCGGAGCTCTGACCCTCACCGCCTGCGGCTCCCGGGACAGCGACAGCAACAGCGACAGCGGGTCGACCACCCTGACCATCGGTGTCGACGCCCCGCTGTCCGGTGAGAACTCCACCACCGGTCTCGGCATCCAGTACGGCGTCCAGATCGCCGTGGACGACGCCAACAAGAACAACTGGGTCTCCGGCGTCAAGTTCAAGGTCAAGGCCCTGGACGACAAGGCCCAGCCCGCCACCGGCCAGTCCAACGCCACCGCCTTCACCGGCGACAGCAATGTCGTCGGCGCCGTCGGCCCGCTGAACTCCGGCGTCGCCCTCTCGATGCAGAAGGTGTTCGCCTCGGCCAACATGGTCGAGATCTCCCCCTCGAACACCGACCCCAGCCTGACGCAGGGCAAGGACTGGGCGACCAGCAAGACGCGGCCGTACAAGACGTACTTCCGCACCGCCACCACCGACGCCCTCCAGGGTGGCTTCGCCGCCGACTACGCGTACAACGGCCTCAAGAAGAAGAAGGCCTTCGTCGTCGACGACAAGCAGACCTACGGCGCCGGCCTGGCCGGGATCTTCAACAGCGGCTTCAAGAAGCTCGGTGGCACCATCGCGGGCACCGACCACGTCAACACCGGCGACACCGACTTCAGCTCGCTCGTCACCAAGATCAAGAACTCCGGCGCCGACCTGGTCTACTACGGCGGCCAGTACGACGAGTCGGAGAAGATCACGAAGCAGCTCAAGGGCGCCGGCGTCAAGATCCCGCTGTTCGGCGGTGACGGCATGTACGCCACCACCTACATCCAGACCGCCGGCAAGTCCGCGGAGGGCGACCTCGCCACCTCCGTCGGCGTCCCCGTCGACACCCTGCCCGCCGCCAAGGCGTTCATCGACACCTACAAGGCCAAGGGCTACAAGGGTGACTACGGCGCCTACGGCGGCTACTCCTACGACGCCGCCACCGCCATCATCAAGGCTGTGAAGGCCGTCAAGGACGCCAACGACGGCAAGCTGCCCGACAGCAACGACCTCCGCTCCAAGGTCGTCGACGCCGTACAGAAGTCGGACTTCGAAGGCATCACCGGCAAGGTCACCTTCGACGAGTACGGCGACACCGGCAACAAGCAGCTCACCGTCTACCAGGTCACCAACGGCGCCTGGAAGGCCGTGAAGACGGGCACCTTCACCGGCTGA
- a CDS encoding branched-chain amino acid ABC transporter permease — translation MNTLPQQLANGLLLGSMYGLIAIGYTMVYGIVQLINFAHGEIFMTGAFGALTVYAYILPDGTSMVVAVPLMLIGGGIVSVLVAVGAERFAYRPLRQAPRLAPLITAIGLSLALQEVVRNFYPGADKDRSFPSLDGNHDLGSVTITDADIFLVIAAIVCMSGLAWFVRKSRTGRAMQATAQDPDTSQLMGIDTNRIIVIAFAIGGFFAAVAAVSYGLKYGNIGYRMGFLMGLKAFTAAVMGGIGNIYGAMLGGVVLGVAETLASAYINHIPGMQQLGGSGWANVWAFCLLILVLLFRPQGLLGERVADRA, via the coding sequence GTGAACACCCTGCCGCAGCAGCTGGCCAACGGGCTGCTTCTAGGCTCGATGTACGGGCTGATCGCCATCGGCTACACGATGGTGTACGGCATCGTCCAGCTCATCAACTTCGCGCACGGCGAGATCTTCATGACCGGCGCCTTCGGCGCCCTCACGGTCTACGCCTACATCCTGCCCGACGGCACCTCGATGGTGGTCGCGGTACCACTCATGCTGATCGGCGGCGGAATCGTCTCCGTCCTCGTCGCGGTAGGGGCCGAACGATTCGCCTACCGCCCCCTGCGGCAAGCACCACGGCTGGCGCCCCTCATCACCGCCATCGGCCTCTCACTGGCGCTCCAGGAAGTCGTCCGGAACTTCTACCCGGGCGCCGACAAGGACCGCTCCTTCCCCAGCCTCGACGGCAACCACGACCTGGGCTCGGTCACGATCACCGACGCCGACATCTTCCTGGTCATCGCCGCCATCGTCTGCATGTCCGGCCTCGCCTGGTTCGTGCGCAAGAGCCGCACCGGCCGCGCCATGCAGGCGACCGCCCAGGACCCGGACACCTCCCAGCTCATGGGCATCGACACCAACCGCATCATCGTCATAGCGTTCGCCATCGGCGGCTTCTTCGCCGCGGTAGCAGCCGTCTCCTACGGCCTCAAGTACGGCAACATCGGCTACCGCATGGGCTTCCTGATGGGCCTCAAGGCCTTCACCGCGGCCGTCATGGGCGGCATCGGCAACATCTACGGCGCCATGCTCGGCGGAGTCGTCCTCGGCGTCGCCGAGACCCTCGCGTCCGCCTACATCAACCACATCCCCGGCATGCAGCAGCTCGGCGGATCGGGCTGGGCCAACGTCTGGGCCTTCTGTCTCCTCATCCTCGTACTGCTGTTCAGGCCACAGGGCCTGCTCGGCGAACGCGTCGCGGACAGGGCGTGA
- a CDS encoding branched-chain amino acid ABC transporter permease has protein sequence MTETTKTPATPPADTTSTTAHQGLIPMPAPAARALTLGGGVATAVSAFLAWTWTADFPGDLTVYGYPGGLQWLTVVGGALVVLFALSGYGVRGLGWLAPAGATGPTLLAALGAFATTWYTVIAIAVKLGGFVNLEPGGYIAAIASLATVVGAFALPAGEGSTQKAKKASSDYLATHGHSRWRLVLAGVRFLNAYIGKPDSIPAAAPTAPWVQRIVITIVAALGLTVFAYGIDAEDELFIGFLIVVVFTAWALHSAGLFDRFSHLTATNRSFALAMGFVAAIGFPFTQTNDHYANLGVNILIFGTVALGLNIVVGLAGLLDLGYVAFLGVGAYTAALVSGSEFSKFSGVQFPFWAAALTGAAASLVFGVLIGAPTLRLRGDYLAIVTLGFGEIFRIAVNNMDGVSGPDITNGPNGIPSIPDLSFFGFDFGDTHDIVGFTIGRFANYYLLMVLIMALVITIYRRASDSRIGRSWIAIREDETAATAMGINGFRVKLIAFALGATLAGLAGTVSAHVTYSVVPNPYQFAGAAPPNSAFLLAAVVLGGMGTVSGPFLGAALLYLLPEKLVALQDKSLLAFGIALILLMRFRPEGIIPNRRRQLEFHETGQLDVPDTTTLTDEPAITKAGA, from the coding sequence ATGACCGAGACGACAAAAACCCCGGCCACCCCGCCCGCCGACACCACCTCCACGACCGCGCACCAGGGCCTCATCCCGATGCCGGCCCCGGCGGCCCGCGCCCTCACCCTCGGCGGCGGCGTCGCCACCGCCGTGTCCGCGTTCCTCGCCTGGACGTGGACCGCGGACTTCCCCGGCGACCTCACGGTCTACGGCTACCCCGGCGGCCTGCAGTGGCTCACCGTCGTGGGCGGCGCCCTCGTGGTCCTGTTCGCCCTCTCCGGATACGGCGTCCGCGGCCTCGGCTGGCTCGCCCCCGCGGGCGCCACCGGACCCACCCTCCTCGCCGCGCTCGGCGCCTTCGCCACCACCTGGTACACGGTCATCGCGATCGCCGTGAAGCTCGGCGGATTCGTCAACCTCGAACCCGGCGGATACATCGCGGCCATCGCCTCCCTCGCCACGGTCGTCGGCGCCTTCGCGCTGCCCGCCGGCGAAGGCTCGACCCAGAAGGCGAAGAAGGCCTCCAGCGACTACCTCGCCACCCACGGCCACTCACGGTGGCGGCTCGTCCTGGCCGGCGTCAGGTTCCTCAACGCCTACATCGGCAAGCCCGACTCCATCCCCGCCGCCGCGCCCACCGCCCCCTGGGTCCAGCGCATCGTCATCACGATCGTCGCCGCCCTCGGCCTCACCGTCTTCGCCTACGGCATCGACGCGGAGGACGAGCTCTTCATCGGCTTCCTCATCGTCGTCGTCTTCACCGCCTGGGCCCTGCACAGCGCCGGCCTCTTCGACCGGTTCAGCCACCTCACCGCCACCAACCGCAGCTTCGCCCTCGCCATGGGCTTCGTCGCCGCGATCGGCTTCCCCTTCACGCAGACCAACGACCACTACGCCAACCTCGGCGTCAACATCCTGATCTTCGGCACCGTCGCCCTCGGCCTCAACATCGTCGTCGGCCTCGCCGGACTCCTCGACCTCGGCTACGTGGCATTCCTCGGCGTCGGCGCCTACACGGCCGCCCTGGTCTCCGGCTCCGAGTTCTCCAAGTTCTCGGGCGTCCAGTTCCCCTTCTGGGCCGCCGCCCTCACCGGCGCCGCCGCCAGCCTGGTCTTCGGCGTCCTCATCGGCGCCCCGACCCTGCGGCTGCGCGGCGACTACCTCGCCATCGTGACCCTCGGTTTCGGAGAGATCTTCCGCATCGCCGTCAACAACATGGACGGCGTCTCCGGCCCCGACATCACCAACGGCCCCAACGGCATCCCGTCCATCCCCGACCTGTCGTTCTTCGGCTTCGACTTCGGAGACACCCACGACATCGTCGGATTCACCATCGGCCGGTTCGCCAACTACTACCTGCTCATGGTCCTGATCATGGCGCTCGTCATCACGATCTACCGCCGTGCCTCCGACTCACGCATCGGCCGCTCCTGGATCGCCATCCGCGAGGACGAGACCGCCGCCACCGCCATGGGCATCAACGGCTTCCGCGTCAAGCTCATCGCCTTCGCCCTCGGCGCCACCCTCGCCGGCCTCGCCGGCACCGTCAGCGCCCACGTCACCTACAGCGTGGTGCCGAACCCGTACCAGTTCGCCGGAGCGGCCCCGCCCAACTCCGCGTTCCTCCTGGCCGCCGTCGTCCTCGGCGGCATGGGCACCGTCTCCGGACCCTTCCTCGGCGCGGCCCTGCTCTACCTGCTCCCGGAGAAGCTCGTGGCGCTCCAGGACAAGTCGCTCCTCGCCTTCGGCATCGCGCTCATCCTCCTGATGCGCTTCCGCCCCGAAGGAATCATCCCCAACCGGCGACGCCAGCTCGAATTCCACGAGACCGGCCAACTCGACGTACCGGACACCACGACCCTGACCGACGAACCGGCCATCACCAAGGCAGGGGCGTAG
- a CDS encoding ABC transporter ATP-binding protein translates to MTTPVLEARDVTMRFGGLTAVRSVDFTVNAGEIVGLIGPNGAGKTTFFNCLTGLYVPTEGTVSYKGTVLPPKPHLVTKAGIARTFQNIRLFANMTVLENVLVGRHTRTKEGLWSALLRGPGFKRAEKASEERAMELLEFIGLAHKRDHLARNLPYGEQRKLEIARAMASEPGLLLLDEPTAGMNPQETRATEELVFAIRDKGIAVLVIEHDMRFIFNLCDRVAVLVQGEKLVEGTSDVVQADERVVAAYLGEPFEGTPDPEDTPPATEAESTTSAKGEAQ, encoded by the coding sequence ATGACGACACCCGTACTCGAAGCCCGTGACGTCACCATGCGCTTCGGCGGCCTCACCGCCGTCCGCTCCGTCGACTTCACCGTCAACGCCGGCGAGATCGTAGGCCTCATCGGCCCCAACGGCGCAGGCAAGACCACCTTCTTCAACTGCCTCACCGGCCTCTACGTCCCCACCGAGGGCACGGTCTCCTACAAGGGCACGGTCCTTCCGCCGAAGCCCCACCTGGTGACCAAGGCCGGCATCGCCCGCACCTTCCAGAACATCCGTCTGTTCGCCAACATGACGGTCCTGGAAAACGTGTTGGTCGGCCGCCACACCCGCACCAAGGAAGGCCTCTGGTCGGCCCTCCTGCGCGGCCCCGGCTTCAAGCGGGCCGAGAAGGCCAGCGAAGAACGCGCCATGGAACTCCTGGAGTTCATCGGCCTCGCCCACAAGCGCGACCACCTCGCCAGGAACCTCCCCTACGGCGAACAGCGCAAGCTGGAGATCGCACGCGCCATGGCCTCCGAGCCGGGCCTGCTTCTGCTCGACGAGCCGACGGCCGGCATGAACCCCCAAGAGACGCGGGCGACCGAGGAGTTGGTCTTCGCGATCCGCGACAAGGGCATCGCCGTCCTCGTCATCGAGCACGACATGCGCTTCATCTTCAACCTCTGCGACCGCGTCGCCGTCCTCGTCCAGGGCGAAAAACTCGTCGAAGGCACCTCCGACGTCGTCCAGGCCGACGAACGCGTCGTGGCCGCCTACCTCGGCGAACCGTTCGAGGGCACACCCGATCCCGAAGACACCCCGCCCGCGACGGAAGCGGAGAGCACCACCAGCGCCAAGGGAGAAGCCCAGTGA
- a CDS encoding ABC transporter ATP-binding protein: MTALLEVEDLRVSYGKIEAVKGISFSVEAGQVVTLIGTNGAGKTTTLRTLSGLLQPSGGKITFDGKPLNSVPAHKIVALGLAHSPEGRHIFPRLTIAENLQLGAFLRKDKEGIEKDIQRAYDLFPILGERQKQAAGTLSGGEQQMLAMGRALMSQPKLLMLDEPSMGLSPIMMQKIMATIVELKASGTTILLVEQNAQAALSLADQGHVMEVGNIVLSGTGEDLLHDESVRKAYLGED, translated from the coding sequence GTGACCGCACTGCTAGAGGTCGAGGACCTCAGGGTCTCCTACGGCAAGATCGAGGCCGTCAAGGGCATCTCCTTCAGCGTCGAGGCCGGCCAGGTCGTCACCCTCATCGGCACCAACGGCGCCGGCAAGACGACGACCCTGCGCACCCTCTCGGGCCTGCTGCAGCCCTCCGGCGGCAAGATCACCTTCGACGGCAAGCCGCTCAACAGCGTCCCCGCCCACAAGATCGTCGCCCTCGGTCTGGCCCACTCCCCCGAAGGCCGGCACATCTTCCCGCGCCTCACCATCGCGGAGAACCTCCAGCTCGGCGCCTTCCTCCGCAAGGACAAGGAAGGCATCGAGAAGGACATCCAGCGCGCCTACGACCTCTTCCCCATCCTCGGGGAACGTCAGAAGCAGGCCGCGGGAACCCTCTCCGGCGGCGAGCAGCAGATGCTGGCGATGGGCCGCGCGCTCATGTCCCAGCCGAAACTGCTGATGCTGGACGAGCCGTCCATGGGCCTCTCCCCGATCATGATGCAGAAGATCATGGCGACGATCGTGGAGCTCAAGGCGTCGGGCACGACGATCCTGCTCGTCGAGCAGAACGCCCAGGCGGCCCTGTCGCTCGCCGACCAGGGCCACGTCATGGAGGTCGGCAACATCGTCCTCTCCGGCACGGGCGAGGACCTGCTGCACGACGAGTCGGTACGGAAGGCGTACCTCGGCGAGGACTGA
- a CDS encoding ANTAR domain-containing response regulator — MTAPESPQPVDAPDDDKSHVPPLTTRVVIAEDEALIRLDLKEMLEEEGYTVVGEAGDGEQAVELAREHKPDLVILDVKMPKLDGISAAEKIAEEGIAPVLMLTAFSQRDLVERARDAGAMAYLVKPFSKSDVVPAIEMAVSRFTELKQLEQEVADLTLRLETRKLVDRAKSILQTEYGLSEPAAFRWIQKTSMDRRMSMQQVAEAVIQDADEKKSAKG, encoded by the coding sequence GTGACCGCCCCCGAGTCGCCCCAGCCCGTAGACGCGCCCGACGACGACAAGTCGCACGTGCCTCCGCTGACGACCCGTGTCGTCATCGCCGAGGACGAGGCCCTGATCCGGCTCGATCTCAAAGAGATGCTGGAGGAGGAGGGGTACACCGTCGTCGGTGAGGCCGGTGATGGTGAGCAGGCCGTCGAGCTGGCCCGTGAGCACAAGCCCGACCTGGTGATCCTCGACGTGAAGATGCCCAAGCTGGACGGCATCTCCGCCGCCGAGAAGATCGCCGAGGAGGGCATCGCGCCGGTACTGATGCTCACCGCGTTCTCGCAGCGCGACCTCGTCGAGCGGGCCCGGGACGCCGGTGCGATGGCGTACCTCGTGAAGCCCTTCAGCAAGAGCGATGTCGTGCCCGCGATCGAGATGGCCGTCTCACGTTTCACCGAGCTCAAGCAGCTTGAGCAGGAGGTCGCCGACCTCACGCTGCGGCTGGAGACCCGCAAGCTGGTCGACCGCGCGAAGTCGATCCTGCAGACCGAGTACGGACTGTCCGAGCCGGCCGCGTTCCGGTGGATCCAGAAGACGTCGATGGACCGCCGGATGTCCATGCAGCAGGTCGCCGAGGCGGTCATCCAGGACGCCGACGAGAAGAAGTCCGCGAAGGGCTGA